From the genome of Treponema primitia ZAS-1:
CCGGAATGAAAACCTCAAGAAAAAAACCGCCGATCGGGATTCCATCCGGGCTGATATTGACGCCATCAACAAATCCCTGGAAGAAAACATGGATGTGGTTAATTCCATGGAGGAACAACTCGTCGATTTCCAGAAGAAAATTTACGGCCTGGCGGTGGAAAAAAATGCCCGGGAAAAGGAAGGGCGGCTCCTAACGGAACAGCGGGCGGAAACCCATGCCGCTATTCAGCAGAACGAGAGCCGGGAACGGGCTATTGGTATAAAAATTGAAGAACTTACCGAGGATGTCGAAGAACAGGAAGGAACAGTCCGGGACCTCCAGAAGAAGGTCCACGATATAGAAGTAAACATCGCCTCCTTTGAAGAAAATATTCAGACCGCAGCCTCCCGTATCGGGGAAAACGATTCGGGGGTGCGCCGGAATGAGGAAGAGATACACGGCCTTGAGAAGGAGCGGGGGGAGCATGAAAAGGCCCTGGAGGCCATTACCGACGATATCGTCGCCGCCCTGGACGCGGGGCTGCGGGAGGCGGGCTACTCCGCCACGGAACGGAGGAGTACCGAGGCAGCCCTGGAGGAAACCCTGGCCTTGCTGCGGACCCACCTTTCCGGCCGGGAAACCCTGCTCCGTGATTTGGCCGCAGCGGCCGACCGGGCGGAGGCTGGGGAACAGATACCTTCTGCGGTGGAGTTAAAGCATATCGCCGAGGGGCTTGCAACGGTCCTGAGCGATGCGGCGGGATTAGGGGACAAGGTACTGGCGCTTTTTGAAAGCTATAGGAAAAGTACCCCAGCCTTTATCGACGAATTCCTCGCCCCCGAGGGGATCATCACCAAAAAACGGGCGCTGGACGCTAAAATCCGGGCAGCCAATGAGGGGATTGTAGAACGGCGGGGCAGGATCTCCGGCCTCAGACAGGACAACGAAAGTCTGAGCGTGAAGATAAACGAATACCGGGCGACCCTGGAGGAACTCCGCCTTGGCCGGGTACGGATGTCTACCCAGGCCCAGTCTGCGGAGGAACAGGCCAGGCTTATACGCCGGGAATTGACCGGGCAGGAGGGGCTCCTTAAAACGATTCGGGACGAACTCTTTTTAGCCCGCAAACGGTTTGATGAAATTAACGAGCGGATCTCCGATACGGAAATGGAGCTTGCCGAAATAGAGCGGAAAGGTATGCAGCTGACCGCGGATTTGGAAAAGCTTGAAAAGGATATCAGCAAACGGAACGGAGATGTGGCGGGGAAACAGGAGACCATCAAAAAACGGATGGTAGAACTTGCCAAGGTGCAGGATACCCTGGAACGGATCCACATGGAATTGGTCCAGTCCGACACGGAGATTAAGAATATTCAGGATAATTTCCGGGAGACCCACTCCAGGGATCTTATGGAATTTGAGGAACGGATTTTCACCATCACCACGGCGCCGGCGGAACTGCGGGAGAGCCTGAGCCGGACCAGGGCGAGCCTTAAGGACCTGGGATCGGTTAACCTTATGGCCCCGGAGGAATTTGCGGAAACTAAGGAACGGTATGACTTTCTTTCCACTCAGTTGGCGGATCTTACCAAAGCCCGGGATGACCTGGAAAATATTACCAAGGAAATAAGGGCGGAATCTTCGGATCTGTTCATGGAGACCTACAATAAAATTAAGCGGAATTTTAACAATATGTTTCGCCGGCTCTTTGGGGGCGGCAAGGCGCTGCTCCAACTCCAGGATCTCAACCATGTACTGGAATCGGGGATTGAAATCTACGCCCAGCCTCCGGGGAAGAAGCTGGAAAACATCTCCCTCCTTTCGGGGGGCGAAAAATCCATGACCGCAGTTGCCCTGCTCTTTGCCACCTATATGGTAAAGCCCTCCCCCTTCTGTCTGCTGGACGAAATAGACGCCGCCCTGGACGAGGATAACGTTATCCGCTTTGTCCATCTCCTGCGGGAATTCGGTAACACCAGCCAATTCATCGTCATCACCCATAATAAGAAGACCGTGACCAGCGCAGAAACCCTCCTGGGGGTTACTATGGAAGAATCGGGGGTTACCAAGGTTATTTCGGTGAAACTGAAGAACGAAGAAGTAGTGATAACTCCGAATCCTGCCACAGATACGCCGCTGTTTGAGGAAGAGGATGTGGAAATTGAAGAAGGCCGGGAACTGCCCATAGGCATCGACGACCCCACCTTGGTGAGCGAAGCAGAACTACGACCGATTCGATCGGCGGGGAAGAAGTGATGACAATGCAGTATCGCCCTATCGGCAATACGGGGATCTCCGCAAGCATCATCGGGCTTGGAGCCGAGCACCTGGATACTAAGCCTTCAGCTACGGTGGACGAGGTTATCGGGACCGCCCTGGAGCAGGGTATCAATATGATGGACCTTTTTATGCCCGGCGAAACGGTACGGACCAATATCGGCAAGGCTTTGGCGGGGAAGCGGGATAAAATGCATATCCAGGGGCATATCGGGTCTACGGATATCAATGAACAGTACGATGTAAGCCGGGACCTGGGGGTCTGTAAAAAGTACTTTGAGAATCTGCTCCGCTGCCTCCATACGGATTATATTGATTTCGGGATGCTATTTTTTATCGATTCGGAAAAGAGTTTTACCCAGGTCTTTGAAGGGGAAATACTGA
Proteins encoded in this window:
- a CDS encoding chromosome segregation SMC family protein; the protein is MFLKNLDIFGFKSFADRTRVDFADGITALLGPNGCGKSNVVDAIKWVLGEQASRAMRAEKMEDVIFNGTENRKALNVAEVALTLENESGRLPMDVAEIQIKRRLYRSGESEYYINSTQVKLKDIRELFWDTGVGKAAYSVMEQGKIDQVLSSKPDERRYLFEEAAGITRFKVKSAEAERKLAKTEENMRQVEGILGEVKRSYDTLKIQADKTLKYRTLREEVFQFELDIQLLRLKQFKYERDDRNENLKKKTADRDSIRADIDAINKSLEENMDVVNSMEEQLVDFQKKIYGLAVEKNAREKEGRLLTEQRAETHAAIQQNESRERAIGIKIEELTEDVEEQEGTVRDLQKKVHDIEVNIASFEENIQTAASRIGENDSGVRRNEEEIHGLEKERGEHEKALEAITDDIVAALDAGLREAGYSATERRSTEAALEETLALLRTHLSGRETLLRDLAAAADRAEAGEQIPSAVELKHIAEGLATVLSDAAGLGDKVLALFESYRKSTPAFIDEFLAPEGIITKKRALDAKIRAANEGIVERRGRISGLRQDNESLSVKINEYRATLEELRLGRVRMSTQAQSAEEQARLIRRELTGQEGLLKTIRDELFLARKRFDEINERISDTEMELAEIERKGMQLTADLEKLEKDISKRNGDVAGKQETIKKRMVELAKVQDTLERIHMELVQSDTEIKNIQDNFRETHSRDLMEFEERIFTITTAPAELRESLSRTRASLKDLGSVNLMAPEEFAETKERYDFLSTQLADLTKARDDLENITKEIRAESSDLFMETYNKIKRNFNNMFRRLFGGGKALLQLQDLNHVLESGIEIYAQPPGKKLENISLLSGGEKSMTAVALLFATYMVKPSPFCLLDEIDAALDEDNVIRFVHLLREFGNTSQFIVITHNKKTVTSAETLLGVTMEESGVTKVISVKLKNEEVVITPNPATDTPLFEEEDVEIEEGRELPIGIDDPTLVSEAELRPIRSAGKK